One Nicotiana tabacum cultivar K326 chromosome 23, ASM71507v2, whole genome shotgun sequence genomic window, aataattatggaTAAAAATTTAGTACCGACTTATCCTTTATTTGgttactaatctttgaataagttatcccaaaaataaaaatagtatcgAAAAAACTTATACCTACCAAGGTTGGATTAGTAATACCaaaataaaacagtaaaattaACAACTCCAAATTAATAATACATTACCCACAGTCAATAAAAAATACTccatccgttcacttttacttatccACTATGGACTTTGCAcacatcttaagaaataataaatgaagtgcataatttaccatgataacCATATTAATTTATGCATATATTTaatggatttgagaaaataatttgaaatgagtaattaataccGTGGATATAATATGATAAACgaaattgtcttctcttgatatgctaaagtgacaagtaaaaataaaaatctatttttagaatactGGACAAGTGAAAATGAATGGAGGAAGTAATACTAGAATAATTAAtcccaagtgggccggtccaaacaGTTCCGGTCCCGTTCCCAAATTAAACAGGCCAAACAGTCTTTTTGTATGGACCGGCCCGggcccgggctaaacggtcccggcccATAGGCTAAGTGGGCCTAacagatttttaaaataaataaataaataggggTTATCTTATTATCTTATTATTATATAAAAGGGACAAGAAGTGATGGAGAATAAAATAGTTaacttattatattattatataaaggggacaaaaaataaaataaaataaatgagttattttattatattattaaataaagGGGACAAGAAATAATTGAGAATAAAATGGttatcttattatattattaCAAGTAATTTAAAAAacaatacacacacacatatatctTAATAACACGCTGTTACCAAGACTTTCAAATCTACTCTTGGACATAAGATATTTTCAATTAACTCTAATAACTACTATCTTTGACgaaaaaaagataataataacaaACTATCTACTTTTGGCATTGCAACCGAAAAATGAATCTGGATCGAAGTTGAAATGCTTTTTCATGTTAGATTGAATTGTTTAATACAGCTTGTATGTTATGCacatatatactatactatacatAAATCTtatataagatatatatatatatatatagtttatatatatatatatatatatatatatataggtcaaatatctattttataaatagttaacggctatttttgacagcctaacgattatattttaaattattattattattttttaaattttaaaagttcaGCCTCAATACagtttggcccgctaagggaccggtcCGATCCCGAACCCTGACGGACCCAGCATAAAATTGACCCACAAAACCGATCCGGACCCATTAAAATCGATCCTAACGGGCCTAACCTGTTTAGTCCGTTTGACCCGCGGTTACGGGCCTAGACCGGCCCAGTTGACAGCGTTACTCTAATATACAGGTAAGGTAAGACTTAAAGGAAGTAGGGAGGAAGCCTCGTCAACGTCcgcgagggggggggggggggggagggggggctcGAGCTTTCAACCAGTCGCCCAATTTGAATGAGTTTTTAACAAGTTggaaattctttttatttataaaatttttatatttgaaGTATTTAGCAACTGATTAGTGCATTTGGGAAAATACAATGTATTAAACCTCCAAGTTGTTCGCCAGTAAGGCAATTCTTGATCGAAGGATCGTCAAAAGAGGCAATGCAACAGTAAAGCAGGTATAGTGCAGTGGGCTAATGATTATTTCATCAAATCCAATTTCCCCTTTCGAAACCCTAACCCTAATTAATTTCAGCTCCAAATACAAACCTGGAGGACAAGGTTTCAAGATGGGGAATGATTGTCGCACTGGAAGGTGACTACAGAAATGGAAACCGCCCTTGAAGTTATTATTAATGCACTTAATCCCAGTTATATTTAAACTAGAAGTTTTTATTTTGAAACTTTGGTCCCTGTAGTATTTTTTTGATTTCCCAAATTTATTGTTTTTAGCATCATTATTGTTTTAGCAAATGATGTGAGCTTTGTATGGAGGGGAGAGGAGTATTATACTATTATACAGACCACTCATCTGGGATAAAAACTTACCCAACACTTGCTCTCTTCTCTCTTCCTTGTAATCTGTATTTCTGTTCTCATTGCTGTGATTCTACCTAAAGCTAGCTCAGGTGTTACATTAATATACTAATGTTTGAAGTGGAGAGGAATATTTGTTAAGATGAAGGGaaatataaataaagaaagaaaaagacaaaacaaACAACAATCTTGGCATGCCAATTGAAAACATAAATTCCTGATAAAAGAAGTATTTGGATCCAACTATCCAGTAGTCGAAGGCTGAACACTCGCTTAATCAACTCTGATACTGACAAGCATGTCGTCCTTACCAAATCTAGCAGCCAACACGAGCAACAATAATGTTCACCATTCGCCCAGTCCCGGTAAAAGCTTTTCTTCATTCCTACATTATCTGCCAATTACTTCCTCTGTCCCTGCTGAGAATGCATTGGCTATACTTGAACAGGCAGAAGCGAGAAGGATCAGTTGTGGAGATGCTTGCCCTTATACCGTGCATTACTCAGAGGCGACCAATGTGATCTTGAGCTAGCTGCTCGACCTATGGGGCCCCTATATAAAGCCTGGGATTGTAAGATAACAAGAGCTGGGGACACCACCCTTCATGTAATTGTTGGTGCGGGAAAGTGGTTTGATGATCCGACTGTGGGTCCATCAGCTTACACTTCGCGTAACAATGATGGTTACACACCTCTTTGTGTGGCTGCAATGGTTGGGAACATGGAGGCAGCAAAGAATTTACTGCAACTCAACCCGGGATTGGGATCTCTTGATGATGCTGTTGGGCCATACCCGATCATAGAGGCTGTTAGGTATGGCCATAAGGAAATGGTTTTACTTTTGATTGGGGATATGGAAAGGAAGATGGAAGGCTCCCCACCAACTAAACAATCGACTGCTTCCCACTTTCTCCATCTTCTAGTAGTGGCTGGATTCTATGGTAAGATATTTTCTTGTCCTATGATTAATGCAAGTGTTTTCTTCATTTATAGATggtaaaaatttaaacaatttgaaACAAAATTCTAATATCTCTTCAAGATCATGAAACTTCAGAATTCTAGCAGAGGTCTAGTTAGTTTTACTAAAGATCTTTCATATCCATGAGAAGTAACACCATTATATCAGAAATGAGCCATCTATTTTTTATCAGTTAGATTTTTGCCCTCAGTatttaataaaacaaaaataacacaACAAATCAAATAGGATAAGTGTAATCCCACAATAATTATCACATTGCCACATGTTACATGAAAGCTAGTGAATGGTTGGAGAAAATGAAAAGTTCAacaattttctttctctttgacCGATTTGTTCAACATGAATAGGAAGAAAAAAATGAAGTGGAACTGTTTTGATCTTGGGCTTGCAAAATATTTTCAAGATGAAGAGAATGTTAAAATATCTTTTCTTCTCCTTAGTAAAGAAGCTTTAACAAGTTGGAAAGTCTTTGCTAAATCCTTAAGCGTCTTTTTATTTATAAACTTATATTTAAAGAATTTAGCAACTGATTAAAGCTTATGAGAATATGATGTTCTAATACAATTTATGTACTTCGTAGCTCACTTTTTACCAGATTTTATAATGTCTTGTTTAATCTTCCTTGTGTAAAACAGATGTGCTGCTAGCTCTGCTTAGACGTCATCCTGGTTTGGCCCGAGCAGAGTTTTATGGTGACAATAACGAATCCCTTTTGAGCTTGCTGGCTGAAATACCTTCTGCATTTCGGAGTGGGACTCAACTAAGATTCTGGCACTGGCAGCAGTTACTTTATTCAGGTTCTATTCGTACTATATTCATGTTATCACCTGCGATAgtattttcttctctttatgtGCTTTCAGGAGATAGTAATGCTACACTTGTGAGAAGTCCCAAGGGACTAAACTAGTCTCCACCCCTGCCCCAGACCAATCTATATTGATTTGGGTTCCTTAGAGCTTCCTGCTGGTAGCCTGGTCTAATGTTAACCAATCAAGACAACTTTTTATGGAGCCCCAGTAATTGCTATTAGTCTTCTTTGTTGATATATAACTCATCTTTAAGTTATTTATTCTCTTATTTAGACATTCCTTTTGCAAAACTTTTATATCAGTTAAGGAACACCTTCCCCAATCTCATAAAAGAAAAAGTTTAGAGATTCTCTTGTCACTAACGAAAGAGAGTAATGGATATAACATAGGTGAAATCAGCAGGATCTCCTTCTTTGGTATCAAAATCAAGCTAGTATATAGAACTTAGGAATATTCATATAGAGAGGACAACAAGCTAGCACTACATAGACCTAATATCTTGTAGTAACATCAGTAAAATTACCATTAAAACCATCAGAACCCACAAGGTTAAATAGTTTTTAGAGTATGATGATAGCCAAATCTATAGTTTTGAATGAATAGGAATCTTTAATAGGACATCTAAATGAATAACTCAAGAAAACAAATGATAGAAAATAAAGTGAAAGCATGTACTTCTGAAAGGATTGTATGTGAGTACCTAATTACCTTGTTTTTTCTTGTGAAGTCATGCATGCAAAATTAGAGATCAGGTTGGCAGACATTGAAAAGTCTCTTGTTGTAGTCCAATCGTCAGCTACATCACCCTCGAGGCAATCACCAGAGCCTGCTAGTGGGTTAACATGGGAGTACTGTACACGTTTAGTAAACTGTTGCATCCTTGTCTGTCCAAAATGGCTTGTTACACCGATCTATAGCTGCATGAATCACGTCGGTAAGTACTTTTTTAATACTCTATGTAACATGACATGATTGGCCTCTGTCACACAAAATTAAgggaaaattcattttttttttggataaccgtggtgtccgggccagcttgcgcgcacctcAACTAATTCCACGGGATAACTCTCACCAGCAACAGGTACcgggtaactctatccaccaaggcttggaaAATTCATATTTTCCCCCTAAACTTGCCCCAAAAAGTAATTTACACACTAAAATTTTACGAGCAACCCCTTACCCCATATTCTTGTCCGAAGTGGAACTATTCCTCCTTGACTGATGACATGACAAAGTGTAAATACCTTCTTTGAAGCGTTTGAAAGGCACGAAGAATGCTAAAAGTGGACTAAATTTGTCCATGTATCATTTTCCAATTGGttgttatacaactaattatactTGACTtagaaatttcatttttttttttttttttttttctaaatcttTTCCCTTTACtttgttttttctctttctctttcttccttATCTCTAAACTCACTTGAACCTCCATTGCTACCACTACCATTACCTCCTCGTTCATGCACTCCTCTCCTCCTCCACTCTCACCACTTCATTTTGGCCATTATATCTTGTTTATTTTTTTGGTGCAACGTGGCTATTGCAAATGACATTGAGGTCATGATTGACCTTTTGAGCTCATTACAAAACTCGTAATGTAGTCTATTATTGTAAATACTTCCACATCGCTTTCTAATTGCTGAAAACAATATATTACCTTTAAcaagcaaaaaataaataatgtcTGAACCCCAAAATTGAGTTTCACATGCAGGCTGGTACGACTTATAGTTGTCTTACTGTCTTATATGAATTGTAGCAGCTTTTAAATTAAGGTTTTGAATTGGACTCTCAAGTTTTTGCACATTAGCATTAAAACAAAATTGTCTTATTTACTGGTAACAAATCACACGTCTACTTCTGGGATTATTTGAGTAATTGTTGGATCATTCTACTTTACAGGGATCATGATAAAGTCAATGATTCATGCAGCTCGCGAAATTTGGAAAACAACAAGTAAGTTAATATTTGTTCGCTTATTGTGACATTAGCATTTCGAAATTTAATATAGGCCTAAATCTTGTCTAGAAAAGTAATTCACACGTATTAGCACAAACTATATTGTTGATAATATCTTTAATTCCTGTTACACCTACATTTGTCATATAGTCCTCTTACCTATATAGACTAAGAATATGTTTGGCAAAACTTTCAAgttgcttattttgagaagtactttaCCAAATGGAGTTCCagaaaaagtacttttgattAATAGCAGTTTGTGTTTTGCCAAAACATTTGATGAGCACCTTCATTAGTATTATGGAGGCAGTTTATATTTGGTCAGTCTTTTCAAAAGTTGATCTTTTGAGCGTCAAATTATGGAAAAGAGTGTAAAGATCCACTTTATAATTAGTATCATTTTTAAGTAGATACATGATCTGAAATTTTAATTATGAGAGACCTTAGAAAAGTTTTCCAATTCCATTTagctaaaatgtaaaatttaagATCAAAATATATATAGAGGGAGTATGAGACTTTGGCCATAGATCTGTTGTTGACAACACATGAGTTTAGATTTTGACTATACTGTTCAAATAATTTGGTAAATAGAAATTTTCCTGTAAGTATAGTTTTTCGTCCTGAAAACATTAAACACGACTTCAGCTTCTGCTTCTACAGAGAATCTGCTTTTTTGAACTTCTTTCCAACAGCAAATAGCAACTTTTATTACTACTCAAAGATGCCTTTTCAGTTTTCCCtcagaagtttggccaaacaccttaaccCTAAAAAATAAgcattttttttgttgaaaaataaGCACTTCTAATCTCCTAGAAGTTTGCCAAACATGCTATAAAGGTTGTTGAGTGCAGATCTGCCTGCTGTACTTGATTAGGTTAAGTAATGAATTGTAATTGCATGCCTTAAAAAAGCATTGGCACTTAATAGAGCTGAATGACGAATGCACTTAGACACATGACTGggattttattttcctttctccGTAGCATGATTGGGAGTTGGACATAGAAAAAGTTATAATGTTAATAATAGTGACTTCAATAAGAGCAAAATAGTAGTATGTAGACGGGCAATGACTTCCTGTGTTTGGGAATTATTATGGTACTTTTGTGATAGAGTTGTTCCTATGGAAATCTATATACTAAGATAATTTATCATAACATGATGTACTATTTGTTAGTGCCCTATCATGTTCTAAGAAAGTGTTTTTGTTTACAGCAAGAACAATCAGACATATTAAGGATACAAAATTAATGCATGAAGAGACTCTTGATATTGTGAAACGTCTTTGCGAGGAACTTACCAAACATTATTCCTCTACGGGTGAGGATATTGAGCCAGTACTTAGAAAGGCACTTCTTTCAGCAGCAGGTTCAGGAATTTCTGAAATCATAGAAGAAATTATAGAACGTTACCCAGACGCAATCTGGTTTGTTGATTCTGAGAACCATAACTTATTTCACCTTGCAGTAATAAATCGTTATGAGAAGGTGTTTAGTCTTATATATCAGTTAAGTGTATATAAACATTTGGTAACAGCTGGTGAAGACACTTCAGGGAACAATATATTACATATGGCTGGAAAGCTAGCACCTCTTAGCCGACTCAATCTTATCTCAGGTGCGGCTTTGCAAATGCAGCGTGAATTGCAATGGTTTCAGGTATGAGTTTCACATAACTACGTTCATGCACGGTTCTTTTTTAGGTTTTGCTGGGTGTTCTTTTAAGTCGCGTTGTTGGAAGGGAAATAATTATAGCACACCTTAAAAGCCGAGAATAGTTTATAGTGGTATCATAGAGCTCATACCATAAGCTATTTTAGGAAATTAATGAATTGCCAAGAAACTTCCACCATAGTCAAATGTAGTATGACGAATGTCAGCATCCTCGGCATCTGAAAATGCTGCAAATTTGTCAAGGAAATATCAGACTATCGTAATCCATGATGAATGGTCCTTTTTAAGTAAATGGGAGTAAATATAATTGTGCATAATTTGTGATATTCGACCAATTGAAAGGAAATGTTAGGACGGGTATGTGCAAGCATATTGTCATTGAGATTAGGGTTATGAAAGGGACTAGCATCGTATCATCTTTGGACAATTGCAGGTATAGGGAAAGATGAGAAAAAACAGTTTTGTGCTCATGTCAGCTTTGATCTGTAAATTACGAATGCATTTGTGGTGATGAAGGATCAATGCTTTGCTTGTGCAAACAATGGAGGTATCCAAAATAATCAGACATTTGAAAATGGATTTTATGATAAGGATAAGAAATTGAACTTAAAAGAATATCATTAACGTATGACTGCCATTTGCGAAGtagtttttctttcattttcctttgACATCCATTTAACCACACATCTCGATGTCAAATGTGTTTACATATGTGTATAGTATGTGGCTCAACCACACCCATTTATCAAGTCAGTTGAAGTATCTCTGTGACTACGAATTTTCTCCTTACAATAAAAGAACTTTTAGAACATTCGAATATGTAGGCCCTTAATGGATATAAACACGTAAAGTGACTTGGTGAAAAAGatgagtcaaaaaaaaaaaaatcttaaattgttcttttattaaaaaatatatcatTCTTGCTTCAACAATTCCATTTATATGTGTTGGTATCTATGTTTATGTAGGAAGTGGAAAAGTTTGTTCAACCAACGCTCAGAACAAAGAGAAACTCAGAtggaaaaactccaaaaatggtgTTTACTGAGGAACACAAGGAATTGGTCAAAGAAGGAGAGAAATGGATGAAAGAAACTGCAAATTCCTGTATATTTGTGGCAGCCCTAACAACAACAGTAGTATTTGCAGCAGCCATTACCGTGCCAGGTGGAAACAATCAAAACAGTGGTTTTCCGCTCTTCTCCAATGAAACGGCTTTCACGGCTTTTGCAGTTTCTGCTGCATTCTGTCTGTTCTCTTCTGTTGCCTCTGTTCTAATGTTCCTGTCTATCCTCACCTCGAGATATGCAGAGGGGGATTTCCTTAGACGTCTTCCGAAGAGATTGATTCTAGGCCTGGGTACCCTATTCATTTCAATGACATCTCTGATGATAGCATTTAGTGCTACAATTTATCTCGTTTTTGGTCAGAGAAAAGGATGGATACTCATTCCAGTGGGCATAGCAGCCCTCATTCCAGTAATCCTCTTTGAGTCCTTGCAATTTCCTCTCTTACTGGATATGTTTATGTCCACTTATGGTCCAAGCATTTTTCGCAAACAGAGCTCACGTATACTTCTCTAGCAAGGCAAAGAGGAGAAGTGCAGGTCTTGATACTGACGCTAGTGCATTTTTTATTTGTGTTGGAAGGCAATTTATGTTTGTCTTGCTTTGTTTCCTTTTATTTCCTGCCAATCCTGCTTTATTATTCATTTAAGATTGAAACAAACATCTTCATCGTTACATTTTCATTGGCTCACAGAGGAGATTGTAGCTTTCCTCTGCTTTTATTTCTATTCAGAAGGAAACTATTAATCATTGTATTTTGCCTTAATTTTGTAGCTTGCCTTTAGTATAACATTTATCACACAGATATAAAAGATGTTGAGAAAAAGTTCTGAAAGATGCTGAGGCAACATGAAAACTCAATATGTTTTTTGGTTCACTTTGATTAACGACTATTAGCTTATTAGATTTAAGAGGAGATTATGTCATATGTTAGTACtctaattttgcatttttagtgtTCTTCAGTGGGTTTGGAATTTTTGTTATAATTTTGCATGATAAGTGATCGTAGCAAGGAAATAAAAAACTTACAACTCACAAGAAAGATCAACGTATGTCTGTACAAAAACTTCATGTAGGTTGTGATGTTCAATTCCAGCACGAGATTGTACTAATTTACACCAAACTTCCTTTGGAGAAGGAAACCAAATACATGTCTTATTTAGGAAAGTTTTCGAATATTACGTTGTTAGAGTCGAGAATCATTCAGTATTCCACTtaaggctgtccaacgggacgtcCCGTTCCGgtcccgtcccgtcccacttaattttaaacgggatgggcccatgttaaacgggatacgggatggccatttcgtcccgtttTTCCCGTCCCATTTCGTTCCGTCCCgcgtcttttttttttaaattatagccgttgggcaacggctataattgcaaaaatagccgttccCAACGGCCAAAAACGGCCATATTTGGCCCCCACTCCCACCAAAACACCCCCTAACACCCCCCTAcccccaaacttttaatataatccctaagtttattaaattatactttggccctattttctactataaataccccaatccttcttcatttcttcccacaaaaataaataattctctctcaaatctcttacattctatctatattattctctcaattttctcgcaatcaagtgataagtttcaagtatttggacaaatttttggagcaaatttcaagtttcaaattaattcttcaagtatttggagcaatattttgggcaatttcttcaagtttcaatatttaatcacggtgcactcgttccatctcctaattttaatatatattttttgcgcattattttagtgcttaatttttgtgtttactttatgtgttctattttcgtatttcatttgtgtttataatttttgtgttaacttttttaatttaatttcgtatttaaattatggcacctaaaaatATATTTGGCGTATTTAAAAAAACtagtaaaaaaaaatagtaaaggtgaaagtagtagtaatcctaatcctaGCCCTTCTCCTGTAattagaaaacatatagatgaaatgactcatgttgatgaaacttcattttcCCAACCCCCCTCCCCCGcatgttataatattaatttcggagaacaactagaccatgaaactttacaaagacaatttggcaatgatatttttattgaggatgaagaaaatgaggaagaagaattagatgaaaTACCCACTAGTCCCGCAACACAAGCTCCAACTCAGAGTCAATCTCGGTCCGGAGCTTTACCTCCTGTAAGGGGTAAGCCTAAGGGTGAACGTCCCAAAACATCACTTGTATGGAAAAttttaaacatgataaagtcAATCAACGTGCTACATGTGAAATATGTAAGCAACGATTTGCGCACACCAAAAATGGTGGGACGGGGAATTTATCTAGGCACTTAGGTAGGGACCACAAAGCTTTATGGATACAAGCTAAAATAGAAGCCGGACAAATACCAGATCCTAGCACCGGTACTAGCAATCCTAGTGGATCTGGCGGGGGTTCTAATTTTTTACAACAACAGCTTGACCCTGCTTCTGGTACTATTTTACGCCCCTATAACAAAGATAGAGATcgtgagaacttagcaaaaatggtggttgtctgtggcttaccttttacttttccttctcaccctacttttgtgcattatatacacGAAACTTATAATCctgcttttcaaggttttcctaaAACTACagttagaaatgatgtttttaaatttcaaaccgaatatcttcagtatattcgttgtgtattttttcacttagattgtaaagtgtctatcacatttgatataggtcgtagtcctaatggttgtgattatttaactgttacaagtcattggattgatCATCACTTGaacatgcaaaaacgtattattggttataaatttgttgattcaaaacacactggagcatatattgcaactactgttctataaatacttaatttttatggacttattgataaagttttaactatcacgttagataatgcttctgctaacACAACTGCAGCAATTAGCTTAAGAACTAGACTTTGTCCAATTAATCCgtcaatttttcatgttagatgtgcatgccatatttttaacttggttgtaaaagatggtattaatttattttttgataCTTGTAGTAAAGTTCAACATGCTTGCGACTATATTTTTCGGACTAATAAAGTGAGTAGAATTCGTGAATTTGCTCAACAATATGCTAGTGCTAACCTTCCATAtagaaaagttccaaaagatatttgtactaggtggaattctacttatgaaatacttaaagttgcttatgattatcgggtgcctatacaaaaggtatttaatatgcataatggtaTCCCCGCTGATCAAATTTTTGATTCTGATTGGGATCAGATCAAATTTTTGATTCTTATTGGGATCAGATCAAAGAGCTtactaaatttttagaaaaattttattatgctacaaaataattttctggtatatattatcctactattacacaaatattatggtatatttgtggaattttTGTTGTATTTGATAAGTATAAAATTAATCCAATTTATGCACcggccattaatgaaatgattacaaaatttaaaaaatattttttccctattccccaagcttttttaaatttttattatacttaacccatctttaaaattaagaggtgcaaagggacttgttcgtaaaatttatgagaatttagcaattcaagaaaatgaacaaccatctctcgaagaatgccaagctaacatatattcttatgttagatcaatgtttgataaatataaatctatggaaacaacaggtggtgaaactgctccttctacttctaagtctagagtaGAAGTTCTATGGGAAGATATGGATAATATAACatgttttgattcctctattgatgatgaacttgattcttatcttaatcaaggattagaaagtattaaagacgaagaaggcaacgaacaacttttggcatggtggagggagcgtggcaaggcttttcca contains:
- the LOC107794692 gene encoding uncharacterized protein LOC107794692 isoform X6, whose protein sequence is MSSLPNLAANTSNNNVHHSPSPGRSEKDQLWRCLPLYRALLRGDQCDLELAARPMGPLYKAWDCKITRAGDTTLHVIVGAGKWFDDPTVGPSAYTSRNNDGYTPLCVAAMVGNMEAAKNLLQLNPGLGSLDDAVGPYPIIEAVRYGHKEMVLLLIGDMERKMEGSPPTKQSTASHFLHLLVVAGFYDVLLALLRRHPGLARAEFYGDNNESLLSLLAEIPSAFRSGTQLRFWHWQQLLYSGIMIKSMIHAAREIWKTTTRTIRHIKDTKLMHEETLDIVKRLCEELTKHYSSTGEDIEPVLRKALLSAAGSGISEIIEEIIERYPDAIWFVDSENHNLFHLAVINRYEKVFSLIYQLSVYKHLVTAGEDTSGNNILHMAGKLAPLSRLNLISGAALQMQRELQWFQEVEKFVQPTLRTKRNSDGKTPKMVFTEEHKELVKEGEKWMKETANSCIFVAALTTTVVFAAAITVPGGNNQNSGFPLFSNETAFTAFAVSAAFCLFSSVASVLMFLSILTSRYAEGDFLRRLPKRLILGLGTLFISMTSLMIAFSATIYLVFGQRKGWILIPVGIAALIPVILFESLQFPLLLDMFMSTYGPSIFRKQSSRILL
- the LOC107794692 gene encoding uncharacterized protein LOC107794692 isoform X5; the protein is MGPLYKAWDCKITRAGDTTLHVIVGAGKWFDDPTVGPSAYTSRNNDGYTPLCVAAMVGNMEAAKNLLQLNPGLGSLDDAVGPYPIIEAVRYGHKEMVLLLIGDMERKMEGSPPTKQSTASHFLHLLVVAGFYDVLLALLRRHPGLARAEFYGDNNESLLSLLAEIPSAFRSGTQLRFWHWQQLLYSVMHAKLEIRLADIEKSLVVVQSSATSPSRQSPEPASGLTWEYCTRLVNCCILVCPKWLVTPIYSCMNHVGIMIKSMIHAAREIWKTTTRTIRHIKDTKLMHEETLDIVKRLCEELTKHYSSTGEDIEPVLRKALLSAAGSGISEIIEEIIERYPDAIWFVDSENHNLFHLAVINRYEKVFSLIYQLSVYKHLVTAGEDTSGNNILHMAGKLAPLSRLNLISGAALQMQRELQWFQEVEKFVQPTLRTKRNSDGKTPKMVFTEEHKELVKEGEKWMKETANSCIFVAALTTTVVFAAAITVPGGNNQNSGFPLFSNETAFTAFAVSAAFCLFSSVASVLMFLSILTSRYAEGDFLRRLPKRLILGLGTLFISMTSLMIAFSATIYLVFGQRKGWILIPVGIAALIPVILFESLQFPLLLDMFMSTYGPSIFRKQSSRILL